Proteins encoded by one window of Chaetodon trifascialis isolate fChaTrf1 chromosome 15, fChaTrf1.hap1, whole genome shotgun sequence:
- the LOC139343171 gene encoding oxysterol-binding protein-related protein 7-like isoform X1 has product MQRFPHHITPMDPQVCPPPLTSSQSMITGLDKSPACTFRPGHSRSNSTGSSKLSKQSRHWEVMDDLQHLDMCSAPGSSVDLSIPGICEGYLMKRRKYPLKGWHKRYFLLEKGILKYSKTQQDIQRGKLHGSLDVSLAVMSVNKKSKRIDLDAGDNLYHLKAKSHDLFYIWLTKLCAHRVFRKNEAMSVHRGVLQALSLGPSTLPAVATLAQTNRAMPPHYASSASVFHQEMGSPAPAVSSHPGVASKVSAWLQQTHDIDATSNDLARCQAELTELSQLIQRLHWLEGGLPLTNTDLEMRISMQNLSLEKPKKTGKGYGHSRTLSRVEAMGGLFTSSHLSTHSSSGLGASVQSIPDYVYSQLSNPQVSSPEAKKLHQDIFTTSQRIHASLTSIHDVLTLERERVRQAWTGPDLRQNTSQHLATLCGTLSELDIQSRLTKVHSLSLSSDSTEESFCTVRPDQRTPSMGRHSHRAPSVAESMAEYFDASEVILCETSSEAEASDESGLSDITTTSNSEPEEGHATATLNYRASLNNAPERPSPVPANTGRRTALPAPGTDNSHIGIMTILYNNIGKDLSRVSMPVALNEPVSLLQRLSEELEYSELLDIANNIDDPYERMVYVAAFSISGYAWASWRYRYKPFNPVLGETYESHREDRGFRYISEQVSHHPPVSACHAESENFTFWQDQRWKNKFWGKSVEIISSGLVNVTLPKYGDHYEWNKAVTCIHNVLSQQRWLEHYGEVVIRNTKSDACTCKITFVKSRYWSSDNSKNEVQGVVLNQAGEVVHRFGGLWHEGIFCDTLVTPTCIWKPNVQPDDHFDFYGFSRYARELNERTPDLEAVLPPTDTRFRPDQRLLEEGKVAEADKKKDEVEEKQRERRKEMAKIGQEHIPRFFRKALDEAGREVWLTNQTYWKIREDPGFAKTENLDLW; this is encoded by the exons atgcAACGCTTTCCTCATCACATTACACCGATGGACCCTCAGGTTTGTCCACCTCCTCTGACCAGCAGCCAATCGATGATCACTGGTCTTGACAAATCCCCAGCCTGTACATTCAGACCTGGCCACTCACGGAGCAACAGCACTGGCTCTTCAAAGCTTTCAAAACAG TCTCGTCACTGGGAGGTGATGGATGATTTGCAGCATCTGGATATGTGTTCTGCTCCTGGCTCATCTGTGGACCTTAGTATCCCTGGGATCTGTGAGGGCTActtgatgaagaggaggaagtacCCGCTCAAAGGCTGGCACAAG AGATACTTCCTGTTGGAGAAAGGAATTCTCAAGTACTCCAAGACACAGCAAGAT ATTCAAAGAGGGAAACTCCATGGCTCTCTGGATGTCAGTCTGGCTGTCATGTCTGTCAACAAGAAATCCAAACGCATAGACCTGGATGCTGGAGACAACCTCTACCACCTCAAG GCAAAGAGTCATGACCTCTTCTATATCTGGCTGACCAAGCTGTGCGCCCATCGTGTGTTTAGGAAAAACGAGGCAATGAGTGTTCATCGTGGTGTACTTCAGGCTCTTTCCTTGGGCCCCAGCACCCTGCCAGCCGTGGCCACTCTCGCTCAGACAAACAGAGCAATG CCTCCTCACTATGCCAGCTCAGCATCAGTGTTCCACCAAGAGATGggaagccccgcccctgccgtCTCCTCTCACCCAGGGGTGGCCAGCAAGGTGTCAGCCTGGCTGCAGCAGACCCATGACATCGACGCGACCTCCAACG ACTTGGCTCGCTGTCAGGCAGAGCTGACAGAACTGTCCCAACTCATCCAGCGACTCCATTGGCTGGAAGGAGGCCTAccactcacaaacacagacctgGAGATGCGCATCAGCATGCAG aatcTCTCCCTGGAGAAACCCAAGAAGACAGGGAAAGGGTATGGTCACTCCAGGACTTTGTCCCGAGTTGAAGCCATGGGGGGATTG TTCACTTCCAGCCACCTGAGTACTCACAGCAGCTCCGGTCTGGGGGCGTCCGTTCAGTCTATCCCTGATTACGTCTACTCTCAGCTGTCCAACCCTCAGGTCAGCTCACCTGAGGCCAAAAAGCTTCACCAGGACATCTTCACTACTTCTCAGAGGA TTCATGCTTCTCTCACATCCATTCATGACGTTTTGactttggagagagagagagtgaggcagGCCTGGACCGGCCCGGACCTGAGGCAGAACACCTCACAGCACCTCGCTACACTGTGCGGAACACTGTctgag CTTGACATACAGTCACGTCTGACCAAAGTCCACTCGCTTTCCCTGTCCTCTGACTCTACTGAGGAATCCTTCTGCACCGTCCGTCCTGACCAG AGGACACCTTCTATGGGTCGTCACAGTCATCGTGCGCCCTCAGTGGCAGAATCCATGGCAGAGTATTTTGATGCCAGTGAGGTGATTTTGTGCGAGACCTCATCAGAGGCAGAGGCTTCGGATGAGTCCGGCCTGAGTGacatcaccaccaccagcaACTCAGAGCCTGAGGAGGGACATG ccactGCCACCCTCAATTACCGGGCCAGTCTGAACAATGCTCCTGAGAGACCCAGCCCAGTGCCTGCTAATACTG GCCGTCGCACTGCCCTCCCCGCCCCAGGAACAGACAACAGCCACATTGGCATCATGACCATCCTGTACAACAACATCGGCAAGGACCTGTCCAGAGTCTCTATGCCGGTCGCTCTCAATGAGCCGGTGTCTTTGCTGCAGAGGCTCAGTGAAGAGCTGGAATACTCTGAGCTGCTGGACATTGCCAACAACATTGATGATCCATATGAGAGAATG GTTTATGTGGCTGCATTCTCCATCTCTGGATATGCCTGGGCATCCTGGAGGTATCGCTACAAACCCTTCAACCCTGTTCTGGGAGAAACCTACGAGAgtcacagagaagacagaggctTTCGCTACATCAGTGAGCAG gTCAGCCACCACCCTCCTGTCTCCGCCTGCCATGCAGAGTCAGAAAACTTCACTTTCTGGCAAG aTCAGAGATGGAAAAACAAGTTTTGGGGGAAGTCCGTGGAGATCATCTCTTCTGGACTGGTCAATGTTACCCTGCCCAA gtatggTGATCACTACGAATGGAACAAGGCAGTGACATGTATCCACAATGTGCTGAGTCAGCAGCGCTGGTTGGAGCACTATGGTGAGGTGGTcatcagaaacacaaagagtGACGCCTGCACCTGCAAGATCACGTTTGTCAAG TCTCGCTACTGGAGCTCAGACAACAGTAAGAATGAGGTGCAGGGTGTGGTTCTGAACCAGGCTGGAGAGGTGGTTCATCGTTTTGGAGGTCTCTGGCATGAGGGCATTTTCTGTGACACCCTGGTCACGCCAACGTGCATCTGGAAGCCCA aCGTGCAGCCTGATGACCACTTCGACTTCTATGGCTTCTCACGTTATGCCAGAGAACTGAACGAACGGACGCCTGACCTGGAGGCTGTCCTCCCACCTACAGACACACGCTTCAGACCGGACCAGAG GCTCCTGGAGGAGGGGAAGGTAGCAGAGGCAGATAAAAAGAAGGATGAGGtggaagagaagcagagggagaggaggaaggagatggCCAAGATAGGGCAAGAGCACATTCCCAGGTTTTTCAG GAAAGCTTTGGACGAGGCTGGCAGAGAGGTGTGGCTGACCAATCAAACCTACTGGAAGATCCGCGAAGACCCGGGCTTTGCCAAGACTGAAAATCTGGACCTGTGGTAG
- the LOC139343171 gene encoding oxysterol-binding protein-related protein 7-like isoform X2, whose amino-acid sequence MQRFPHHITPMDPQVCPPPLTSSQSMITGLDKSPACTFRPGHSRSNSTGSSKLSKQSRHWEVMDDLQHLDMCSAPGSSVDLSIPGICEGYLMKRRKYPLKGWHKRYFLLEKGILKYSKTQQDIQRGKLHGSLDVSLAVMSVNKKSKRIDLDAGDNLYHLKAKSHDLFYIWLTKLCAHRVFRKNEAMSVHRGVLQALSLGPSTLPAVATLAQTNRAMPPHYASSASVFHQEMGSPAPAVSSHPGVASKVSAWLQQTHDIDATSNDLARCQAELTELSQLIQRLHWLEGGLPLTNTDLEMRISMQNLSLEKPKKTGKGYGHSRTLSRVEAMGGLFTSSHLSTHSSSGLGASVQSIPDYVYSQLSNPQVSSPEAKKLHQDIFTTSQRIHASLTSIHDVLTLERERVRQAWTGPDLRQNTSQHLATLCGTLSERTPSMGRHSHRAPSVAESMAEYFDASEVILCETSSEAEASDESGLSDITTTSNSEPEEGHATATLNYRASLNNAPERPSPVPANTGRRTALPAPGTDNSHIGIMTILYNNIGKDLSRVSMPVALNEPVSLLQRLSEELEYSELLDIANNIDDPYERMVYVAAFSISGYAWASWRYRYKPFNPVLGETYESHREDRGFRYISEQVSHHPPVSACHAESENFTFWQDQRWKNKFWGKSVEIISSGLVNVTLPKYGDHYEWNKAVTCIHNVLSQQRWLEHYGEVVIRNTKSDACTCKITFVKSRYWSSDNSKNEVQGVVLNQAGEVVHRFGGLWHEGIFCDTLVTPTCIWKPNVQPDDHFDFYGFSRYARELNERTPDLEAVLPPTDTRFRPDQRLLEEGKVAEADKKKDEVEEKQRERRKEMAKIGQEHIPRFFRKALDEAGREVWLTNQTYWKIREDPGFAKTENLDLW is encoded by the exons atgcAACGCTTTCCTCATCACATTACACCGATGGACCCTCAGGTTTGTCCACCTCCTCTGACCAGCAGCCAATCGATGATCACTGGTCTTGACAAATCCCCAGCCTGTACATTCAGACCTGGCCACTCACGGAGCAACAGCACTGGCTCTTCAAAGCTTTCAAAACAG TCTCGTCACTGGGAGGTGATGGATGATTTGCAGCATCTGGATATGTGTTCTGCTCCTGGCTCATCTGTGGACCTTAGTATCCCTGGGATCTGTGAGGGCTActtgatgaagaggaggaagtacCCGCTCAAAGGCTGGCACAAG AGATACTTCCTGTTGGAGAAAGGAATTCTCAAGTACTCCAAGACACAGCAAGAT ATTCAAAGAGGGAAACTCCATGGCTCTCTGGATGTCAGTCTGGCTGTCATGTCTGTCAACAAGAAATCCAAACGCATAGACCTGGATGCTGGAGACAACCTCTACCACCTCAAG GCAAAGAGTCATGACCTCTTCTATATCTGGCTGACCAAGCTGTGCGCCCATCGTGTGTTTAGGAAAAACGAGGCAATGAGTGTTCATCGTGGTGTACTTCAGGCTCTTTCCTTGGGCCCCAGCACCCTGCCAGCCGTGGCCACTCTCGCTCAGACAAACAGAGCAATG CCTCCTCACTATGCCAGCTCAGCATCAGTGTTCCACCAAGAGATGggaagccccgcccctgccgtCTCCTCTCACCCAGGGGTGGCCAGCAAGGTGTCAGCCTGGCTGCAGCAGACCCATGACATCGACGCGACCTCCAACG ACTTGGCTCGCTGTCAGGCAGAGCTGACAGAACTGTCCCAACTCATCCAGCGACTCCATTGGCTGGAAGGAGGCCTAccactcacaaacacagacctgGAGATGCGCATCAGCATGCAG aatcTCTCCCTGGAGAAACCCAAGAAGACAGGGAAAGGGTATGGTCACTCCAGGACTTTGTCCCGAGTTGAAGCCATGGGGGGATTG TTCACTTCCAGCCACCTGAGTACTCACAGCAGCTCCGGTCTGGGGGCGTCCGTTCAGTCTATCCCTGATTACGTCTACTCTCAGCTGTCCAACCCTCAGGTCAGCTCACCTGAGGCCAAAAAGCTTCACCAGGACATCTTCACTACTTCTCAGAGGA TTCATGCTTCTCTCACATCCATTCATGACGTTTTGactttggagagagagagagtgaggcagGCCTGGACCGGCCCGGACCTGAGGCAGAACACCTCACAGCACCTCGCTACACTGTGCGGAACACTGTctgag AGGACACCTTCTATGGGTCGTCACAGTCATCGTGCGCCCTCAGTGGCAGAATCCATGGCAGAGTATTTTGATGCCAGTGAGGTGATTTTGTGCGAGACCTCATCAGAGGCAGAGGCTTCGGATGAGTCCGGCCTGAGTGacatcaccaccaccagcaACTCAGAGCCTGAGGAGGGACATG ccactGCCACCCTCAATTACCGGGCCAGTCTGAACAATGCTCCTGAGAGACCCAGCCCAGTGCCTGCTAATACTG GCCGTCGCACTGCCCTCCCCGCCCCAGGAACAGACAACAGCCACATTGGCATCATGACCATCCTGTACAACAACATCGGCAAGGACCTGTCCAGAGTCTCTATGCCGGTCGCTCTCAATGAGCCGGTGTCTTTGCTGCAGAGGCTCAGTGAAGAGCTGGAATACTCTGAGCTGCTGGACATTGCCAACAACATTGATGATCCATATGAGAGAATG GTTTATGTGGCTGCATTCTCCATCTCTGGATATGCCTGGGCATCCTGGAGGTATCGCTACAAACCCTTCAACCCTGTTCTGGGAGAAACCTACGAGAgtcacagagaagacagaggctTTCGCTACATCAGTGAGCAG gTCAGCCACCACCCTCCTGTCTCCGCCTGCCATGCAGAGTCAGAAAACTTCACTTTCTGGCAAG aTCAGAGATGGAAAAACAAGTTTTGGGGGAAGTCCGTGGAGATCATCTCTTCTGGACTGGTCAATGTTACCCTGCCCAA gtatggTGATCACTACGAATGGAACAAGGCAGTGACATGTATCCACAATGTGCTGAGTCAGCAGCGCTGGTTGGAGCACTATGGTGAGGTGGTcatcagaaacacaaagagtGACGCCTGCACCTGCAAGATCACGTTTGTCAAG TCTCGCTACTGGAGCTCAGACAACAGTAAGAATGAGGTGCAGGGTGTGGTTCTGAACCAGGCTGGAGAGGTGGTTCATCGTTTTGGAGGTCTCTGGCATGAGGGCATTTTCTGTGACACCCTGGTCACGCCAACGTGCATCTGGAAGCCCA aCGTGCAGCCTGATGACCACTTCGACTTCTATGGCTTCTCACGTTATGCCAGAGAACTGAACGAACGGACGCCTGACCTGGAGGCTGTCCTCCCACCTACAGACACACGCTTCAGACCGGACCAGAG GCTCCTGGAGGAGGGGAAGGTAGCAGAGGCAGATAAAAAGAAGGATGAGGtggaagagaagcagagggagaggaggaaggagatggCCAAGATAGGGCAAGAGCACATTCCCAGGTTTTTCAG GAAAGCTTTGGACGAGGCTGGCAGAGAGGTGTGGCTGACCAATCAAACCTACTGGAAGATCCGCGAAGACCCGGGCTTTGCCAAGACTGAAAATCTGGACCTGTGGTAG